In the genome of Segatella copri, one region contains:
- a CDS encoding YgiQ family radical SAM protein produces the protein MEYKLTDFLPTTKKECELRGWDELDVILFSGDAYVDHPSFGPAILGRILEANGYRVAIVPQPDWHGDFRDFKKLGRPRLFFGVSPGAMDSMVNRYTANRRMRSEDAFSPDSRHDMRPDYPSIVYTQILKKLYPDVPVALGGIEASLRRISHYDYWKDELRKCILCDSGADLILYGMGERSIVELANAFAEGKTMDQIHEMPQVAFYCKEKDIPGGFKDDDIILHSHEECLHNKKGQAENVRHLEEEANKMHAQRMIQETDGKYVVVNPPFPLMTTEELDAAFDLPYTRLPHPKYKGKTIPAYEMIKFSVNLHRGCFGGCSFCTISAHQGKFVVCRSKESILKEVKKIIEMPDFKGYLSDLGGPSANMYGMHGKNQKACEVCKRPSCVNPQICPNLNTDHSKLLEIYHAVDALPGIKKSFIGSGVRYDLLLHKSKDEKVNQAAREYTRELITKHVSGRLKVAPEHTSPEVLKFMRKPSFDLFYEFKRIFDKINKEEGLNQQIIPYFISSHPGCHEEDMAELAVITKGLDFHLEQVQDFTPTPMTISTETWYTGYDPYTLEPVFSAKTQKEKLAQRMFFFWYKPEERRAIESELRHIGRADLIDKLYDKKSFGGGFKGKNTHYDDKAIGSTYDNPGVGRGAKGKRGAGRNAAEPKAEKGRGRNAQDRFAPKGYGNVGCYDEEKYLNNGKSLKSCKPSNANIRDAVAAARAELRNQKEQGAGFFKDKKKKSFNPNFDDNNHNRKNRYNSGDRNERGSGRGNQGRNEGRGRRR, from the coding sequence ATGGAATATAAGTTAACAGATTTCCTGCCAACAACCAAGAAGGAGTGCGAACTCAGGGGATGGGACGAACTGGATGTCATCCTCTTCTCGGGCGACGCCTACGTAGACCACCCATCCTTCGGACCTGCCATCCTGGGACGAATCCTGGAGGCGAACGGCTACCGCGTGGCCATCGTTCCCCAGCCCGACTGGCATGGCGACTTCCGTGACTTCAAGAAGCTGGGTCGCCCTCGCCTCTTCTTCGGCGTATCGCCGGGAGCCATGGACTCGATGGTAAACCGCTACACGGCAAACCGCCGTATGCGCAGCGAGGACGCCTTCAGTCCCGACTCCCGCCACGACATGCGCCCCGACTATCCGTCTATCGTCTATACCCAGATACTGAAGAAACTCTATCCCGACGTACCTGTGGCACTGGGCGGTATCGAGGCGTCGTTGCGCCGCATCAGCCACTACGACTACTGGAAGGATGAACTGCGCAAGTGCATCCTCTGCGATTCGGGTGCCGACCTCATCCTCTACGGCATGGGCGAACGCTCTATCGTGGAACTTGCCAACGCCTTCGCCGAAGGCAAGACCATGGACCAGATTCACGAGATGCCGCAGGTGGCTTTCTACTGCAAGGAGAAGGACATTCCGGGCGGATTCAAGGACGATGACATCATCCTGCACAGTCATGAGGAGTGCCTTCACAACAAGAAGGGACAGGCTGAGAACGTGCGCCATCTGGAGGAGGAAGCCAACAAGATGCATGCCCAGCGCATGATACAGGAGACCGACGGCAAGTATGTGGTGGTGAATCCACCATTCCCGCTGATGACAACCGAGGAACTGGATGCTGCCTTCGACCTGCCTTATACCCGTCTGCCTCATCCTAAGTACAAGGGCAAGACTATTCCGGCTTACGAGATGATCAAGTTCTCCGTGAACCTGCATCGCGGCTGCTTTGGCGGCTGCTCATTCTGTACCATTTCGGCACACCAGGGCAAGTTCGTGGTTTGCCGAAGCAAGGAGAGCATCTTGAAAGAGGTGAAGAAAATCATAGAAATGCCTGATTTCAAGGGATATCTGAGCGATCTGGGCGGTCCTTCGGCAAACATGTATGGCATGCATGGCAAGAACCAGAAGGCGTGCGAGGTGTGCAAGCGCCCATCGTGCGTGAACCCGCAGATTTGTCCGAACCTCAATACCGACCACAGCAAGCTGCTGGAGATTTACCATGCCGTGGATGCCCTGCCGGGAATCAAGAAGAGCTTCATAGGCAGTGGTGTTCGCTACGACCTGCTGCTGCACAAGAGCAAGGACGAGAAGGTGAACCAGGCGGCAAGGGAATACACCCGCGAGCTGATTACCAAGCACGTGAGCGGCAGACTGAAGGTGGCGCCGGAACATACCAGTCCTGAGGTCTTGAAGTTCATGCGCAAGCCATCGTTCGATCTGTTCTACGAGTTCAAGCGCATCTTTGACAAGATCAACAAGGAAGAGGGTCTCAACCAGCAGATCATTCCATACTTCATCAGTTCGCATCCGGGCTGTCATGAAGAGGATATGGCGGAGCTGGCGGTAATTACCAAGGGCTTGGACTTCCATCTAGAGCAGGTGCAGGACTTCACTCCTACCCCAATGACGATTTCCACCGAGACTTGGTACACGGGATACGACCCATACACCCTGGAGCCTGTGTTCAGTGCCAAGACGCAGAAGGAGAAGCTGGCCCAGCGCATGTTCTTCTTCTGGTACAAGCCAGAGGAGCGCCGTGCCATAGAGAGCGAGCTTCGCCACATAGGCAGAGCGGATTTGATAGATAAGCTATACGACAAGAAGAGCTTTGGCGGAGGCTTTAAGGGTAAGAATACCCATTACGACGACAAGGCTATCGGTTCTACCTACGATAATCCGGGCGTGGGCAGAGGAGCCAAGGGCAAGCGTGGTGCTGGCAGAAATGCAGCAGAGCCAAAAGCCGAAAAAGGCCGTGGCAGAAATGCACAAGACCGCTTTGCGCCAAAGGGATATGGCAACGTGGGTTGCTATGATGAGGAGAAATACCTGAACAATGGAAAATCTCTAAAATCATGTAAGCCTTCGAATGCCAACATCCGTGATGCCGTGGCAGCAGCCAGAGCCGAACTGAGAAATCAGAAAGAACAGGGTGCCGGCTTCTTCAAGGACAAGAAGAAAAAGAGTTTCAACCCTAATTTCGATGACAACAACCACAACCGCAAGAACCGCTACAACAGCGGCGACAGGAACGAGCGTGGCAGTGGTCGTGGTAACCAGGGAAGAAATGAAGGAAGAGGCAGGAGAAGATAA
- the hisD gene encoding histidinol dehydrogenase, protein MKVIKYPAKEEWSEIVKRPHLDVSQLNATVQGVLDDVKNHGDDAVKRYEEKFDHAHLDSLAVTEAEIDEAEQLVSQDLKDALHLAHHNIAAFHQSQKFEGSKVETCAGVTCWQKSVAIEKVGLYIPGGTAPLFSTVLMLATPAKIAGCREIVLCTPPNKEGKVNPAILMAAKIAGVSKIFKAGGVQAIGAMAYGTESVPKVYKIFGPGNQFVMAAKQQVSLHDVAIDMPAGPSEVCLIADETANPVFAAADLLSQAEHGFDSQVFFITTSEKVLEAVKKEVEVQLERLPRKEMAQTSLDNSKFILVENEEEAIDLCNTYAPEHLIIATADYGQLAEKVVNAGSVFLGNYACESAGDYASGTNHTLPTHGYALAYNGVNLDSYNRKITFQHLTEEGIRNIGDAVVTMAENEQLEAHANAMRLRVNSLK, encoded by the coding sequence ATGAAGGTAATAAAGTATCCTGCAAAGGAGGAATGGAGCGAGATAGTAAAACGCCCACACCTTGACGTGTCGCAGCTCAATGCTACCGTTCAGGGTGTACTCGACGATGTGAAGAACCATGGCGATGATGCCGTGAAGCGTTACGAGGAGAAGTTTGACCATGCCCATCTCGATTCTTTGGCTGTGACTGAGGCTGAAATCGATGAGGCTGAGCAACTGGTTTCTCAAGATCTGAAAGACGCTTTGCACCTCGCCCATCATAACATTGCCGCATTCCATCAGAGCCAGAAGTTTGAGGGCAGCAAGGTGGAGACCTGCGCTGGCGTAACCTGTTGGCAGAAGAGCGTGGCGATAGAGAAGGTGGGATTGTATATCCCGGGCGGAACGGCGCCTCTCTTCAGCACCGTATTGATGCTCGCTACCCCAGCCAAGATTGCAGGCTGCAGGGAAATCGTGCTCTGTACTCCTCCTAACAAGGAGGGAAAGGTGAATCCGGCTATCCTCATGGCGGCTAAGATTGCAGGCGTGAGCAAGATCTTCAAGGCGGGCGGCGTGCAGGCCATCGGTGCGATGGCTTACGGAACGGAGAGCGTGCCTAAGGTATATAAGATATTCGGACCGGGCAACCAGTTTGTCATGGCGGCAAAACAGCAGGTTTCCCTGCACGATGTGGCTATCGATATGCCGGCTGGACCATCAGAGGTTTGTCTTATTGCAGATGAAACTGCCAACCCTGTGTTTGCTGCTGCCGACTTGCTGTCGCAGGCTGAGCACGGCTTCGACTCGCAGGTGTTCTTCATCACTACCTCCGAAAAGGTTTTGGAAGCAGTGAAGAAGGAAGTGGAAGTGCAGTTGGAGCGATTGCCACGCAAGGAGATGGCGCAGACTTCGCTGGACAACTCCAAGTTCATCCTCGTTGAGAACGAAGAGGAGGCCATCGACCTTTGCAACACCTACGCCCCAGAGCATCTCATCATCGCAACTGCCGATTACGGGCAGCTTGCCGAGAAGGTGGTGAATGCGGGCAGCGTGTTCCTGGGCAACTATGCGTGCGAGAGTGCCGGCGACTATGCCAGCGGTACCAACCACACCCTTCCGACCCATGGCTATGCCTTGGCATATAATGGCGTGAACCTCGACAGTTATAATCGTAAGATCACCTTCCAGCATCTCACGGAAGAAGGTATTCGTAACATAGGCGATGCTGTGGTGACGATGGCGGAGAATGAACAGTTGGAGGCGCATGCAAATGCCATGAGATTGAGAGTTAATAGCCTAAAATAA
- a CDS encoding 1-acyl-sn-glycerol-3-phosphate acyltransferase: MIKDICQWVLYKHLGWKKDITVGHPKKFIICLAPHTSNWDFIIGLLFSRAEGIKSNFLMKKEWFFWPLGPIFRKLGGVPVWRSKHTSMTDNLAETARKRDTFGLCITPEGTRSLNPEWKKGFYFIALKAGIPILLYGVDYEKKLIQCTKVIIPSGDVEKDMKEIKLYFKDFKGKKPEKFTIGNID, from the coding sequence ATGATAAAAGACATTTGTCAGTGGGTATTATACAAACACTTGGGATGGAAGAAGGATATAACCGTAGGCCATCCCAAGAAGTTTATTATTTGCCTGGCTCCCCACACCAGCAACTGGGATTTCATCATAGGCCTGCTCTTCTCCAGAGCTGAGGGCATCAAGAGCAACTTCCTGATGAAGAAGGAGTGGTTCTTCTGGCCGCTGGGTCCCATCTTCAGGAAGCTGGGCGGTGTGCCGGTATGGAGAAGCAAGCATACGAGCATGACCGACAATCTTGCCGAGACTGCCCGCAAGCGAGATACCTTCGGCCTCTGCATCACGCCAGAGGGCACCCGTTCGCTCAATCCGGAATGGAAGAAGGGTTTCTACTTCATTGCCCTGAAGGCTGGCATCCCTATCCTCCTCTACGGTGTGGATTACGAGAAGAAGCTCATCCAGTGTACCAAGGTCATCATCCCTTCGGGAGATGTGGAGAAGGACATGAAGGAAATCAAGCTCTACTTCAAGGATTTCAAAGGAAAGAAACCCGAGAAGTTCACAATTGGAAATATCGACTGA
- a CDS encoding fibronectin type III domain-containing protein, with protein MKQNRIIKYCLISSLLIPAGAGIQADAAAKVSPKKAKTAAAKAAAKNANRYDEGNSNAWEDIEYDDDPWVFNSSRPYFVTAGLQNRHLSLWASHGRYWDAERGWKWQRPNLFCTNEDLFTQTIVVPYLIPMLQNAGAIVFTPRERDWQQQEIIVDNNDRRSISYIEVDNSKKWKDCDSLGFANAKTLYSDGENPFTMGTVRQAKATKKKKKYSLVSYQPKFKEAGKYAVYVSYQTLPKSVPDAKYIVYHKGQATEFTVNQRMGGGTWVYLGTFDFDKGCNEFNRVVCTNQASKRGVVTTDAVRFGGGMGNIERGGDVSGLPRCLEGARYYAQWAGAPYKVYGGRQGKNDYADDINTRSLMTNWLGGGSVYMPALSGKKVPIELSLALHSDAGFNPDGKSTWGALAICTTDFNDGMLNSGVSRFTSKDFAKALRDNLVEDMSQTFGAFNKRYLWDRNYSETRLPEVPSAILEMLSHQSFPDMLIAQDPMGKFTIARSIYKTILRFVNSNHGEDYVVQPLAPNHFSVEIDEFGYAKLTWSPQLDKLEPSAKPTRYIVYKAEGNGGFDNGTLVRSPQHFVKLEPGKLYNFRVAAVNQGGESFPSETLSALYNPSASQKVLVVNNFHRLASPQVVDNDTFQGFDFDKDPGVSYGLTAGWSGKQLMFDINKMGLETTSGLGYCGNEMAGQFVAGNDFNYTEEHARAIASSNKYSIASCSSEAIASGKVKMTDYQVVDLINGLERNDGYTHQYFKTFTPTLQKRIRYYALNGGRLLVSGSYNGSDMQTEEEQNFMSDILKVHYEPTGTKFIVQDINPEDSTITERDSIVGTDPIIEGLGKEFSYYNQLNARHYAATHPEILKPVGSTAFCAMRYLSGTSAAVAYKSSSYRTFTMGIPLECISDEKTRHSIMLGILNFLTE; from the coding sequence GTGAAACAAAACAGAATTATAAAATATTGTCTGATAAGCAGTTTGCTTATTCCGGCTGGAGCAGGAATCCAAGCTGATGCCGCTGCAAAAGTCTCGCCCAAAAAGGCGAAAACTGCCGCTGCAAAGGCTGCCGCCAAAAATGCAAACCGATATGACGAGGGCAACAGCAACGCCTGGGAAGACATCGAATACGATGACGACCCATGGGTGTTCAACAGCTCCCGCCCCTACTTCGTGACTGCCGGCTTGCAGAACCGACACCTCTCATTGTGGGCTTCTCACGGACGATATTGGGATGCGGAGCGCGGATGGAAATGGCAGCGCCCCAACCTGTTCTGCACTAACGAAGACCTCTTTACGCAGACCATCGTGGTGCCCTATCTCATCCCCATGCTCCAGAATGCAGGAGCCATCGTCTTCACACCTCGTGAACGCGACTGGCAGCAACAGGAAATCATCGTCGACAACAACGACAGAAGATCCATCTCTTACATCGAAGTGGATAACTCCAAGAAATGGAAGGATTGCGACTCCCTGGGATTCGCCAATGCCAAAACCCTGTATAGCGATGGAGAAAACCCATTCACCATGGGTACAGTAAGACAAGCCAAAGCCACTAAGAAAAAGAAGAAATATAGCCTCGTCAGCTATCAGCCTAAATTCAAGGAGGCTGGTAAATATGCCGTATACGTAAGCTATCAGACCCTGCCGAAGAGCGTGCCCGATGCCAAATACATCGTGTACCACAAGGGACAGGCCACCGAGTTTACCGTGAACCAGCGAATGGGTGGCGGAACCTGGGTGTATCTAGGAACCTTCGACTTCGACAAGGGATGCAACGAGTTCAACCGGGTGGTGTGCACCAACCAGGCTTCCAAAAGAGGCGTTGTCACCACCGATGCCGTACGATTCGGCGGAGGCATGGGCAACATAGAGCGCGGCGGCGACGTGAGCGGACTGCCACGATGCCTGGAGGGAGCCAGATACTACGCCCAGTGGGCAGGTGCTCCCTACAAGGTCTATGGCGGCAGACAAGGCAAGAACGACTATGCTGACGACATCAACACCCGTTCACTGATGACCAACTGGCTGGGCGGAGGCAGCGTATACATGCCTGCCCTCAGCGGAAAGAAGGTGCCGATAGAACTCTCGCTCGCCCTGCACAGCGACGCAGGCTTCAACCCCGACGGCAAATCTACCTGGGGCGCACTCGCCATCTGCACCACCGATTTCAACGACGGGATGCTCAATAGCGGAGTTTCGAGATTCACTTCAAAGGATTTCGCTAAAGCATTGCGTGACAACCTGGTAGAAGACATGTCGCAAACCTTTGGTGCATTCAACAAGCGATACCTCTGGGACCGCAACTATTCGGAAACTCGACTGCCCGAAGTGCCATCGGCTATCCTCGAAATGCTCTCTCACCAGAGCTTCCCGGATATGCTCATCGCCCAGGATCCGATGGGCAAGTTTACCATCGCCCGCTCCATCTACAAGACCATCCTGAGATTCGTGAACAGCAACCACGGCGAGGATTATGTGGTGCAGCCACTGGCGCCCAACCACTTCAGCGTGGAGATAGATGAGTTCGGATACGCCAAACTCACCTGGAGTCCGCAACTGGACAAGCTGGAGCCTAGCGCCAAGCCTACCCGCTACATCGTTTACAAGGCAGAGGGCAACGGCGGATTCGACAACGGAACCCTGGTGCGTTCGCCACAGCACTTCGTGAAGCTGGAGCCGGGAAAGCTCTACAACTTCCGCGTGGCAGCCGTAAACCAGGGTGGCGAGAGTTTCCCATCAGAAACCCTCTCGGCCCTCTACAATCCATCAGCCTCGCAAAAGGTATTGGTGGTCAACAATTTCCATCGTCTGGCTTCGCCACAGGTGGTGGATAACGACACCTTCCAGGGCTTCGACTTCGACAAGGATCCGGGCGTAAGCTACGGGCTCACGGCAGGCTGGAGCGGCAAGCAGCTGATGTTCGACATCAACAAGATGGGGCTGGAAACCACCAGCGGACTGGGCTATTGCGGCAACGAGATGGCAGGTCAGTTTGTGGCAGGCAACGACTTCAACTACACCGAGGAACATGCCCGTGCCATCGCATCGAGCAACAAATATAGCATCGCCAGCTGTTCGAGCGAAGCCATCGCATCGGGCAAGGTGAAGATGACCGACTATCAAGTGGTAGACCTCATCAACGGACTGGAGCGCAACGATGGCTACACCCATCAGTACTTCAAGACCTTCACCCCAACCCTGCAGAAGCGCATCAGATATTACGCGCTGAACGGCGGCAGACTGCTGGTAAGCGGTTCCTACAACGGCAGCGACATGCAGACGGAAGAGGAACAGAATTTCATGAGCGACATCCTGAAGGTGCATTACGAGCCAACGGGCACGAAATTCATCGTTCAGGACATCAACCCCGAGGATTCCACCATCACCGAGCGAGACAGCATCGTAGGCACCGACCCTATCATTGAGGGACTGGGCAAGGAATTCAGCTATTACAATCAGCTGAACGCCCGCCACTATGCCGCCACTCATCCCGAGATTCTCAAGCCGGTGGGCAGCACCGCCTTCTGCGCCATGCGATACCTATCGGGCACCAGTGCGGCTGTGGCCTACAAGAGTAGCAGCTACCGCACCTTCACCATGGGCATCCCGCTGGAGTGCATCAGCGATGAGAAGACCCGCCACAGCATCATGCTGGGTATCCTCAATTTCCTGACGGAATAA
- the hisG gene encoding ATP phosphoribosyltransferase, which yields MLRIAVQSKGRLFDDTMNLLAEADIKVSASKRTLLVQASNFPLEVLYLRDDDIPQSVASGVADIGVVGENEFVERGENAQIIDRLGFSKCRLSLAIPKKIDYPGLQWFNGRKIATSYPNILRNFMKKNNINADIHVITGSVEISPGIGLADGIFDIVSSGSTLVSNNLAEVEVVMKSEALLIGNWKMDEEKHQILNEMLFRFEAVRSAQDKKYVMMNAPKAKVEEITQVLPGIKSPTVIPLADEEWCSIHTVLDEKRFWEIIGKLKELGAQGILVTPIEKMIL from the coding sequence ATGTTACGAATAGCAGTACAAAGTAAGGGTCGTTTGTTCGACGACACAATGAATCTTTTAGCAGAGGCCGACATCAAGGTCAGCGCCTCAAAGCGCACCCTCTTGGTGCAGGCAAGTAATTTTCCTCTCGAAGTGCTTTACCTTCGCGATGACGATATCCCTCAGAGCGTTGCCTCTGGAGTAGCCGACATCGGTGTCGTAGGTGAGAACGAGTTCGTGGAGCGTGGCGAGAATGCCCAGATCATCGACCGGTTGGGCTTCAGCAAATGCCGCCTGAGCCTTGCCATCCCTAAGAAGATTGATTATCCGGGATTGCAGTGGTTTAATGGCAGGAAGATTGCCACTTCTTACCCTAACATCCTGCGCAATTTCATGAAGAAGAACAATATCAATGCCGATATCCACGTCATTACAGGTTCTGTGGAAATTAGTCCGGGCATCGGTCTGGCAGATGGTATCTTCGATATCGTCAGCTCTGGTTCTACATTGGTAAGCAACAATCTTGCCGAAGTGGAGGTTGTGATGAAGAGCGAGGCTTTGCTCATCGGCAACTGGAAGATGGATGAGGAGAAGCATCAGATTTTGAACGAGATGCTGTTCCGCTTCGAGGCAGTACGTTCTGCTCAGGACAAGAAGTACGTGATGATGAACGCCCCTAAGGCGAAGGTAGAGGAGATTACCCAGGTATTGCCAGGTATCAAGAGTCCTACCGTCATCCCATTGGCCGACGAGGAGTGGTGCTCTATACACACCGTTCTCGACGAGAAGCGTTTTTGGGAAATCATCGGTAAACTGAAGGAACTCGGTGCACAGGGCATCCTTGTAACACCAATCGAGAAGATGATATTGTAA
- a CDS encoding transglycosylase SLT domain-containing protein yields the protein MRKKLYLYALYSLFLLSSCADKKPQQELTPWGTPVGEVDGIDGSEEDGNADGDGLDDANGKANRQRGFSLEDIQENGELIMLTVNGPTTYYDYHNHGMGLQYLLCEKFAQQIGVSLRVEECKDTTEMIQRLQKGEGDIIAVPLPRHISKGGKTLPDGNHAADLQFCGVTPDSGKTQWAVIGGNKSLADTLNGWFKPKMIAEVKKEESFLLSTASIRRHVYSPFLNRSKGVISRYDHLFMRYSGTARMDWRLMAAQCYQESCFDANAKSWAGACGLMQIMPSTASHLGLPMSAIHDAEANVAAAARYMAELQGHFSDVGDPGQRVLFALAAYNGGFHHIRDAMALTRKHGGNSHNWGDVREYVLRLSQPAYYCDPAVKYGYMRGTETADYVDRIRARWSEYCGGASFHESYRGGSRGPHIGRGTDSFHGAPVKSKRNYQKKYHI from the coding sequence ATGAGGAAAAAGTTATATTTATACGCATTATATTCACTGTTTTTGCTCTCAAGTTGCGCTGACAAGAAACCGCAGCAAGAGCTCACGCCCTGGGGTACTCCCGTGGGCGAAGTGGATGGCATCGACGGTTCTGAAGAAGATGGAAACGCCGATGGAGATGGGTTGGATGATGCCAACGGAAAGGCAAACCGGCAGCGGGGTTTCTCGCTGGAAGATATCCAGGAGAACGGCGAGCTCATCATGCTCACCGTGAACGGTCCTACCACCTATTATGATTATCACAACCACGGCATGGGTCTGCAGTATCTGCTCTGCGAGAAGTTTGCCCAGCAGATTGGCGTATCGCTGAGGGTGGAGGAATGCAAGGATACCACCGAGATGATTCAGAGACTGCAGAAGGGAGAAGGCGACATCATCGCCGTGCCACTGCCCCGCCATATATCAAAAGGTGGAAAGACTCTTCCTGATGGGAATCATGCAGCAGACCTGCAATTCTGCGGCGTTACTCCCGACAGCGGAAAGACGCAGTGGGCAGTGATTGGCGGCAACAAGAGTCTTGCCGATACCCTGAACGGATGGTTCAAGCCGAAGATGATAGCCGAGGTGAAGAAGGAGGAATCCTTCCTGCTATCTACAGCCAGCATCCGCCGCCACGTGTATTCTCCGTTCCTGAACCGTTCGAAGGGTGTCATCTCACGCTACGACCATCTCTTCATGAGATACAGCGGAACGGCTCGCATGGACTGGCGACTGATGGCGGCTCAGTGTTACCAGGAGAGTTGCTTCGATGCGAATGCCAAATCGTGGGCGGGTGCCTGCGGACTGATGCAGATTATGCCATCCACCGCCTCGCACCTGGGCTTGCCGATGAGTGCCATCCACGATGCCGAGGCTAATGTGGCTGCGGCTGCGAGATACATGGCAGAACTGCAGGGCCACTTCAGCGATGTGGGCGACCCAGGGCAGCGCGTACTCTTCGCCCTTGCTGCCTACAACGGCGGCTTCCATCATATCCGCGATGCGATGGCGCTGACCCGGAAGCACGGTGGCAACTCGCACAATTGGGGTGATGTAAGGGAATATGTGCTCCGACTGTCGCAACCAGCCTATTATTGTGACCCGGCAGTGAAATACGGTTACATGCGAGGCACCGAGACGGCTGATTATGTGGATAGAATCCGTGCCCGCTGGAGCGAGTACTGCGGTGGAGCCAGCTTCCACGAGAGCTATCGTGGCGGCAGCCGTGGCCCGCACATCGGAAGAGGAACCGACTCCTTTCATGGGGCACCGGTGAAATCAAAGAGAAATTATCAGAAGAAATACCATATATAA
- the hisC gene encoding histidinol-phosphate transaminase has product MKDLKDLCRENIWNLAPYSCARTEFAGRNARVFLDANENPYNDPYNRYPDPLQLELKKQVSKIKGVPEDQIFLGNGSDEAIDLVYRVFCRPGKDNVVAIAPTYGMYEVCADVNDVEYRSVLLDENYQISAEKIIDACDENTKVVWFCSPNNPTGNHINREAIVEVLRLFDGIVVVDEAYSDFSTERTFRGVLKHFPNMIVLNTMSKAWGCAALRLGMAYASKEIIDIFNKVKYPYNVNLLTQQQALEVLKAPLKKDEWVKNILQERSKVMTAFLDLPITVKIHPTDANFFLVQVTDAQAIYDYLVAQGIIVRNRNKVQLCGNCLRITIGNKTENAELLGALRQY; this is encoded by the coding sequence ATGAAAGATTTAAAAGACTTGTGCCGAGAAAACATCTGGAACTTGGCACCATACAGTTGCGCTCGCACGGAATTCGCTGGCAGAAATGCCCGTGTCTTCCTCGATGCCAACGAGAATCCATATAATGACCCGTACAACCGATACCCTGATCCGCTTCAGCTGGAACTGAAGAAGCAGGTGAGCAAGATCAAGGGGGTTCCGGAAGACCAGATTTTCCTGGGCAACGGTTCGGATGAGGCCATCGACCTGGTTTATCGTGTGTTCTGCCGTCCGGGCAAGGACAATGTGGTAGCGATTGCGCCTACATACGGAATGTATGAGGTGTGTGCCGATGTGAACGACGTGGAGTATCGCTCCGTGTTGCTCGACGAGAACTATCAGATTTCTGCCGAGAAAATCATCGATGCCTGCGACGAGAATACCAAGGTGGTTTGGTTCTGCAGTCCTAACAACCCTACGGGCAACCATATCAATCGCGAGGCGATAGTAGAGGTGCTCCGTCTGTTTGATGGCATCGTGGTGGTAGATGAGGCTTACAGCGATTTCTCTACCGAGCGAACTTTCCGTGGCGTGCTGAAGCATTTCCCTAACATGATTGTGCTCAATACGATGAGCAAGGCATGGGGTTGTGCGGCATTGCGTCTGGGTATGGCGTATGCGAGCAAGGAGATTATTGATATCTTCAATAAGGTGAAGTATCCTTATAATGTGAATCTGCTTACCCAGCAGCAGGCGCTTGAGGTTTTGAAGGCACCGCTGAAGAAGGATGAGTGGGTGAAGAACATCCTGCAGGAGCGTTCTAAGGTGATGACAGCCTTCTTGGATTTGCCTATCACCGTGAAGATTCATCCTACGGATGCCAACTTCTTCCTGGTTCAGGTGACGGATGCGCAGGCCATCTACGATTATCTGGTGGCTCAGGGCATCATCGTAAGAAACCGCAACAAGGTTCAACTTTGCGGCAACTGTCTGAGAATCACCATTGGTAACAAGACGGAGAACGCCGAGTTGCTTGGGGCGTTGAGACAATATTAA